The stretch of DNA TACGGTTACCTCCCGGGCGGTTGGTCCGGGGCCTTTGCTCAGAATTAGATTAACCTTAGTGCCCTCTGCCACCTCTTCTCCGGCGCCGGGCTGATGAGCAATAATTTGGCCGCTTAAATAATCTAAACTTTCCGCCTGGCTGATTACATCGCCCAGTTCCAGCCCTGCTTTATTTAATTCCGTGCGGGCGGCTTCCTGGGTCAAACCCACCAGATTGGGTACCTTTTGCACCGCCGGTTGCGGGCCCTTGCTGATAAACAATTTGATGCGACTGCCTCGCGGCGCTTGAGTATTGCCTGCAGGTTCCTGGGCAGCAATTTTATCAGCCGGTATATCATTGCTGAATACAGGTTGCGGTGTATCTACCTGGAATCCTTCGTTCTCCAGCAGTAACCGGGCTTCATCAAAATACCGGCCGGTGACGTCCGGTACTTTTACCAGATCCGGTCCTTTACTAACCACCAGCAGGATGGTGCGGGTTACTTTAATCTTATCATGGGCTTTCGGATCCTGGAGGATTACTACTCCTTTCTCTGCGTTTGCGTCAAACCGCTCGTTAACAGTTATATTATTAAATCCTCTCTCTTTAAGAATCCTCTCGGCATCCTCCCGTTTAATCCCCACCACCGGCGGCACTTCCGCCTCGGCCACATTGAGGTAACTGTTCAAGGCAAACAGCAGGCCGCCTGTTAACAGCACAACCAGCAACCCCAACACCCCCCAGGCGGCAGGTTTTAATCCTTTACGTTTGTTCCGGGTATGGGTAAGTGCCGCAGATCTGGCTTTGGCTTCTTCTTTAATTAGGTTGGGGCCGGGCAATACCCTGGTGTGCTCGTCTTCTTGGTCATAAAGCGCCATGTTTCTGGTTTCTTCGCTGATGGAAACCAAATCCTCAGCCAAGGCCCGGGCACTTTTGTGCCGTCGCTCGGGCAATTTATCCATCGCCCGCAGCACCACCAGTTCCAGGTCTTCCGGTACGCCCGGGTTAATTTCCCGCAGGGATAAGGGCTGTTCTTGAATATGCTTTAAAGCTACGCCAATTGCACCGTCCCCCTGGTAAGGCACCTGGCCGGTGAGCATTTCATACAGTACCACGCCCAGGGCATAAATATCGGATTTCGGACCGGCCGGTTCCCCCCTGGCTTGCTCCGGGGAAATATAGTGCACTGAACCGACAATGGTATCGGTATGAGTCAGGGTGGAAGCGCTGGCTTGGGCAATGCCAAAATCTGTCAGTTTGGCCCGGCCGCTTTTAGTTATTAAAATATTATGGGGTTTTACATCCCTGTGAATTATATTGTTTTCATGGGCGTGTTCCAGGGCCTCGGCAATTTGCCGTCCCAGTTGGATAACCCTGGCAGGGGACAAGGGGCCTGCCCGGCGGATTAATTCTTTCAGGCTTTCCCCGTCCACATATTCCATCACCAGATAATGACTGCCGTTTTCCTGTCCGACATCATATATACTGACAATATTGGGGTGGGACAAACTGGCCACCGCCTGGGCTTCCCGTCGGAAGCGCCGTACAAAGTCCTGGTCGCTGGCATACTCCGGCCTGAGAACTTTAACGGTAACCAAACGGTTAAGGAAGGTATCTTTTCCTTTCCAAACCAGCGCCATACCCCCGCCGCCCAATTGTTCCAATATTTCATAACGGTTACCCAGAAGTTTGCCTATCATCACTGTCTCACTCCTATAAGTTCTCGCTTCTCAAATACGCTGCCATTACTTCTCTGGCGATGGGAGCCGCCACACGACTGCCGGAACCGGACTTTTCCACAATTACAGCCACTACTACTCTGGGTTGATTGGCAGGCGCAAAGCCGACAAACCAGGCATGGGGCAAACTGTGAGGCTGCCGGACGGTTTTGGTCTCGGCGGTGCCTGTTTTCCCAGCTACCTCCACCCCCGGGATAGCCGCCGGGGAAGCGGTACCCCATTTAACGGCAGCTATCATCCCTTGCTTAATTATCTCAGTCACCGTTGGATCGGCGGCAGTCTGCCAGACACTGCTTGCGGTAACCCGCAGCACTTGACCGTCCGCCCTGCGAACTTCTTTTACCAGGTAAGGCTTCATAATTACACCGTGGTTGGCAATGGCTGCTCCCGCCAGCGCCATATGCAACGGGCTGATTAAGGTATCCCCCTGACCAAAGGAGGTTTCCGCCAGCTGGCTCCGGCTGCGTCGCTCAGGGACAGCCAGAGTACCGGGACGTACCGGTATCCCTAAATCGGGATCTTGATTAAGACCAAATCTCTTAAAAGTATCGCTGAGTCCCTGCCAACCCATTTTTACTCCTGCCGTGGCAAAGTAGGTGTTGCAAGAAACAGCCATTGCTTTAATAAAATCTACCGTGCCGTGAGCCCGGTTGTCGGCTATCCGGTTGCCGTCTACCGTCACATAGCCGGGACAATCAACGGTTGAGGACGCTTGAGCAGTTGCCCGGGCCAAGATGCCTGCCCCGGTAATGATTTTAAAGGCCGACCCGGGGGGATAGGCCCCTTGGGTCGCGCGGTTAAGCAGGGGGGCGTTTTCCTCATCAAGGTTTAAGCCCTGCCACACACCGGGCCGGTCAATGGCATTGCTGTCAAAGGCCGGTGAACTGACCATGGCCAGTACTGCACCGGTTTGCGGATCCAGTGCCACCACCGCCCCCCGCCTGCCCTTTAAGGCCTGCCAGGCTGTTCTTTGCAAAGCAGCGTCCAGGGTCAGCACCAGATCATGCCCCCGGGGGCGGCGGTTTAATACTTTATCCAACAGGTTATTCAAAGTGTCTGCCTCGGTAAGGCCCAATAATTCCTTACTGTAGGAAGCCTCCAAACCGGCGGCGCCATATCTCTCAGAAACATAACCCACCACGTGGGCAAAGGGAGAAATATGGTTTTCTGTTAAATAAATCCTTTTTCCCCGCTCCCCTAACCATTTTGTTTCCGCCAGTACAACACCCTGCCGATCATAGACGGTGCCTCTGATTATACCGGCTTCTCTGGCTGCCAAACGGCGGTTTTGCGGGTGTACAGCCAGCTCCTGACCTTGCTGCAAAACCAGGTAGCTTAAATATAAAATCAGCAAAATAAAGTTACACAGCAAAAAGTAACCCAGATTTCTAATATTATGCTGCATGGTTACGGTTTACCTCGTGGGAAATATTAAGGAGCAAGCCCAGCAACACAAAGTTGGCCACCAGGGAACTGCCGCCGTAACTGATAAAGGGCAGCGTTACCCCGGTCATGGGCAGCAGCTTAATCACTCCTGCAATAATAATAAAGGTTTGCAGCCCCATGAGGGCCGTTAAGCCAACGGCTGTCAAGGCAGCAAAATCATGGCGGGCCGCCAGGGCAATCAGCAGGCCGCGGTAAATAAAGCACATATAAAGCAGCAGTACTGCACAGCCGCCCAGCAGCCCCAATTCCTCCACAATGGCGGAGAAAATAAAATCTGTATGTACGGCAGGAATTAATTCAGGCAATCCTTGCCCCAGGCCGCTGCCGGCAATCCCGCCCGATCCCAGTGCAAACAATGATTGAATAATTTGATACCCTTTCCCCTCCAGAAAAGGCCAGGGATTTAACCATATTTCCACCCTTGATCTCACATGGTCAAAAATATGATAAGCTGCGGTTCCTCCCAGGAAAAATAAAGCTAATCCTATGCCCACATAAAACATGCGGGCGGTAGCAACATATACCATAGCCAGAAAGGTGCAAAAATAAATCAGTGCAGTTCCCAGATCCTTTTGGAAGACCAGTATTAGCAGGGAAATCCCCCACATCACCACCAGGGGACCATACTCGCGGACGCCCGGTATGCTGATGCCAAAAATTTGTTGCTGGCCCGCCGATAAAATTCTCCTGTTTTCTGCTAGAAAACCCGCCAAAAACAAAACCAATAATATTTTAACAAATTCTGAGGGCTGAATTTGTAATATGCCAAGATTTAACCAGCTGCGGGCACCATACTGTTCCTGGCCGAAAAAGATAGGCAGTACCAACAGCAGTACACCGACAGCAGCATAAATATACTTGTAATCAGCCAACCAGTCCGGTTTCCTGAACATGGTGGTCAGGATGACCAGCACCAGTAAACCAATTAATAACCAGGCAAACTGCCTCTCGGCATACTGGGGACGCAAACGAAACAGAAAGATTAAACCCAGGGCAGTTAAGCCGGCTGTAATAGGCAATAAATAAGGATCACAGCAAAATCCGGCCAGCCGCCAATACACACTGATCAGCCAAAAACCAACCATAGTACCGACACTTAGCAAGATAACAAACCACCAGAAGGGTAACTGTTTACCGCCGGCCAGTGACAACTGATAAACCTGCCGCAGCTCCGGGTCCCCTAAATAAAGGGTAACCAGCCCTACAGCCAGATAAGCGGCAATGTAATACAACAAGGTTCGTTCTTCTTTACGCAGGTTGGCTGTCAAATGGCTGTACACCTCCGAAGGTTACTCCATTTCGACCAGAATCATAGTAATATTATCATGCCCTCCCCGTGCCAGGGCAGTATCCAATAAAAGCTTAACCGCAAGGTCTAAATCTTTTTGAGCCAGAATGGTTGATTTTATTTCTTCGGGCCGCATGTGGTTAACCAGGCCGTCAGTGCATAATAATATTTTGTCTCCGGGCTGCAGCCGACGGTTGTAAAAATCAAAGGTAACGGCCGGCGCAGTTCCCATGGCCCGTGTTAAAACATTACGCTGGGGATGACAGAGGGCCTGTTCTTCGGTAATACCGCCATGGCGGAGCATTTCCCCGACCAGGGAATGGTCGTCCGTAAGCTGGATAATGTCATCATCCCTTACCAGGTAAGCCCGTGAGTCGCCAATATGGGCAATAAACAGTTGGTATTCCTGAAAGAGGCCGGCGGTAACGGTTGTGCCCATGCCGCGGTATGCCTCAAATTCACTGGACAGCCGAAAAATCCTTTGATTAGCTTCCTGTAAAATACGCTGGATAGAGGCTTGGATATCTTTCGTTGTCTTTAATGCTTGTCGCAAATTTTCCGCCAGGTAATTAAGGGCCGTGCTGCTGGCAATTTCTCCTGCCTTGTGCCCTCCCATGCCATCAGCCACAGCAAACAGGCCAATATCCGGGCAGGCGCACAGACTGTCTTCATTGCCGGCTCTCACCCGTCCGACATCAGTAATTTGACTCCATTTCATACGCCCACCTCACAAATCGAAAAATAACTTCACCAATTCTAATACGGTCTCCGTTGGCCAGTACAGTAGGTTTTGTCAGCGGCATTTCATTAAGATAAGTGCTGTTTAAACTGCCTAAATCTTCTAACCAATACTGACCCTGTTGATAAAAAATACGGGCATGTTCATGGGAAGCATGCGGACCGCTGAAAATAATATGATTACCCGCTCCCCGCCCCAGCCTGGTTACGTCGCCCAGGGGATAGGTGTCACCGGGCCGGATTTCTTGATCAGCGGAGGTCACCACCTGTAAAACCGCACCGTCGCCCCCGCAAACCGCCGGACAGGAAGGCACGCGTTCCACCGGCTGCCGGTTTTCCCGGGCATTCTCCCGCAGACGGTCGAACATGCTGACAGTTAAGCGAAAAATAAATAAATATAGTAAAATTAAAAAGATGGTTCTTAAGACGGTTATGGCCAGTGACAGCACTTTAAATCTCCTTAAAAATAAGAACTGTATTACCCACCGTAATGACGTCGCCGGTAGTTAATTCTGTTTTATCTACAGGCAAACCGTTCACATAGGTTCCGTTGGTACTGTTGAGATCGGTCAGCCAAAAACGGCCGCCTGTTTTTTCTATTTGGGCATGCCTTCTGGACACGCTGCTGTCTGCCAGAACAATGTCGCAGGTATCACGGCGGCCAATGCTGGTGCGGTAATCGGTCAAGGGAAATTCTTTGCCGGCATCCTTTCCTTCCTCAACCACTAAAACCGCCGAATATTTTGGCTTGACATCAAATAAAGGAGCAGTGTCCGATAAAGGCCTGTAATCTATAGTATCCTGATTATCCGTCGGCAGAGTTGCAGGGGGGGTACCGGCATGGTCTGCCACCTGTCCTGTATCCGGCACACCAAATTTACTTTCTATCACAATATCCCCTGCTGCCACCTTTTCCCCCTCGGCAAAAGTAATACGAGGCCGTCCAACCAGGGTAAACTTTTTTTCCGACGCTTTTTGTACCAGGTAGTCTGCCAGTTCTTCCGACAACAGGGCAGCCATAGGGAAGATCGCTTGATAATCCGCTGTATGCAGTTTTACGGTATATTCATTGGGTACGTAGACATGGGAAACACTAACCCGCCGTTTATCCCGCATCGCCCGGGCCAACTTTTTGGCTATGTCCGTGGGCTGTACCCGGGCATCAGCACTGAACTTATCTTTAAAAAAACCTTCAATGTACTTTTCCAAACTGCTTTCCAGCCCCGCGAACAGTCGCACGTCAGTCACCTCCCGGCTTTTGCTTTTCATACCGGCGTCTTAATTGGCCGCAGGCGGCATCAATATCACCGCCCATTTCCCTTCGGACGGTAACATGCAAGCCTCCTCGGCTTAAAATAGCACGAAACCTTTCGGTTTGGGCCGGCGAAGACCGCTGAAAGCCCCGTTCCTGCACCGGGTTGGCTGGAATTAAGTTAATATGACACAGCAACCCTTTTACCAGAGAGATCAGTTGCCTTGCATGTTCTTCCCGGTCATTGACGCCGGCCAGCAAAGCATATTCAAAAGTAATCCGCCGTCCGGTCAGGTTTACATAATCATGGCAGGCCTCAATTAACTGCGCTAATTTATAGCGGCGGTTAATCGGTACCAGTTGATCCCGTAAAGCGTCATTGGGTGCGTGCAGTGAAACCGCCAGCGTGAGCGGCAGTTTTTTTCGAGCCAGTTCCCGCATACGGGGTACCAAACCGCAGGTAGAGAGCGTGATATGGCGGAAACCGATATTAAGGCCGTATGGGGCATTGATATTGGCTAAAAATTTTAATACATTGTCGTAATTATCTAAAGGTTCTCCGGTGCCCATGATGACTATGTGGCTGACCCTCAGCCCGCTGTCCTGCTGAATGCCCAATACCTGATCATATATTTCGGCCGGGCTCAGGTTGCGCACCAAGCCGCCCAGGGTTGAGGCACAAAACAAACAACCCATG from Desulforamulus hydrothermalis Lam5 = DSM 18033 encodes:
- a CDS encoding FhaA domain-containing protein, which produces MRLFAGLESSLEKYIEGFFKDKFSADARVQPTDIAKKLARAMRDKRRVSVSHVYVPNEYTVKLHTADYQAIFPMAALLSEELADYLVQKASEKKFTLVGRPRITFAEGEKVAAGDIVIESKFGVPDTGQVADHAGTPPATLPTDNQDTIDYRPLSDTAPLFDVKPKYSAVLVVEEGKDAGKEFPLTDYRTSIGRRDTCDIVLADSSVSRRHAQIEKTGGRFWLTDLNSTNGTYVNGLPVDKTELTTGDVITVGNTVLIFKEI
- a CDS encoding FtsW/RodA/SpoVE family cell cycle protein translates to MTANLRKEERTLLYYIAAYLAVGLVTLYLGDPELRQVYQLSLAGGKQLPFWWFVILLSVGTMVGFWLISVYWRLAGFCCDPYLLPITAGLTALGLIFLFRLRPQYAERQFAWLLIGLLVLVILTTMFRKPDWLADYKYIYAAVGVLLLVLPIFFGQEQYGARSWLNLGILQIQPSEFVKILLVLFLAGFLAENRRILSAGQQQIFGISIPGVREYGPLVVMWGISLLILVFQKDLGTALIYFCTFLAMVYVATARMFYVGIGLALFFLGGTAAYHIFDHVRSRVEIWLNPWPFLEGKGYQIIQSLFALGSGGIAGSGLGQGLPELIPAVHTDFIFSAIVEELGLLGGCAVLLLYMCFIYRGLLIALAARHDFAALTAVGLTALMGLQTFIIIAGVIKLLPMTGVTLPFISYGGSSLVANFVLLGLLLNISHEVNRNHAA
- a CDS encoding peptidoglycan D,D-transpeptidase FtsI family protein, which translates into the protein MQHNIRNLGYFLLCNFILLILYLSYLVLQQGQELAVHPQNRRLAAREAGIIRGTVYDRQGVVLAETKWLGERGKRIYLTENHISPFAHVVGYVSERYGAAGLEASYSKELLGLTEADTLNNLLDKVLNRRPRGHDLVLTLDAALQRTAWQALKGRRGAVVALDPQTGAVLAMVSSPAFDSNAIDRPGVWQGLNLDEENAPLLNRATQGAYPPGSAFKIITGAGILARATAQASSTVDCPGYVTVDGNRIADNRAHGTVDFIKAMAVSCNTYFATAGVKMGWQGLSDTFKRFGLNQDPDLGIPVRPGTLAVPERRSRSQLAETSFGQGDTLISPLHMALAGAAIANHGVIMKPYLVKEVRRADGQVLRVTASSVWQTAADPTVTEIIKQGMIAAVKWGTASPAAIPGVEVAGKTGTAETKTVRQPHSLPHAWFVGFAPANQPRVVVAVIVEKSGSGSRVAAPIAREVMAAYLRSENL
- the rlmN gene encoding 23S rRNA (adenine(2503)-C(2))-methyltransferase RlmN, which codes for MCRNSNSKVNLKDLNLTELQQLLSQLGEKPFRAEQICRWIFAKGITGFSEMTNLSKELRSKLAELAWLSSPQMAVRRQSADGDTVKYLFTLTDGHAVESVLMKHSYGNAVCVSTQVGCRMGCLFCASTLGGLVRNLSPAEIYDQVLGIQQDSGLRVSHIVIMGTGEPLDNYDNVLKFLANINAPYGLNIGFRHITLSTCGLVPRMRELARKKLPLTLAVSLHAPNDALRDQLVPINRRYKLAQLIEACHDYVNLTGRRITFEYALLAGVNDREEHARQLISLVKGLLCHINLIPANPVQERGFQRSSPAQTERFRAILSRGGLHVTVRREMGGDIDAACGQLRRRYEKQKPGGD
- a CDS encoding Stp1/IreP family PP2C-type Ser/Thr phosphatase, yielding MKWSQITDVGRVRAGNEDSLCACPDIGLFAVADGMGGHKAGEIASSTALNYLAENLRQALKTTKDIQASIQRILQEANQRIFRLSSEFEAYRGMGTTVTAGLFQEYQLFIAHIGDSRAYLVRDDDIIQLTDDHSLVGEMLRHGGITEEQALCHPQRNVLTRAMGTAPAVTFDFYNRRLQPGDKILLCTDGLVNHMRPEEIKSTILAQKDLDLAVKLLLDTALARGGHDNITMILVEME
- the pknB gene encoding Stk1 family PASTA domain-containing Ser/Thr kinase, producing MIGKLLGNRYEILEQLGGGGMALVWKGKDTFLNRLVTVKVLRPEYASDQDFVRRFRREAQAVASLSHPNIVSIYDVGQENGSHYLVMEYVDGESLKELIRRAGPLSPARVIQLGRQIAEALEHAHENNIIHRDVKPHNILITKSGRAKLTDFGIAQASASTLTHTDTIVGSVHYISPEQARGEPAGPKSDIYALGVVLYEMLTGQVPYQGDGAIGVALKHIQEQPLSLREINPGVPEDLELVVLRAMDKLPERRHKSARALAEDLVSISEETRNMALYDQEDEHTRVLPGPNLIKEEAKARSAALTHTRNKRKGLKPAAWGVLGLLVVLLTGGLLFALNSYLNVAEAEVPPVVGIKREDAERILKERGFNNITVNERFDANAEKGVVILQDPKAHDKIKVTRTILLVVSKGPDLVKVPDVTGRYFDEARLLLENEGFQVDTPQPVFSNDIPADKIAAQEPAGNTQAPRGSRIKLFISKGPQPAVQKVPNLVGLTQEAARTELNKAGLELGDVISQAESLDYLSGQIIAHQPGAGEEVAEGTKVNLILSKGPGPTAREVTVRITVPDDGQTHEVKIETEDVRGKYYPYISTQQPGDQISRSIRVYGKAKVRVYIDGNLVDEKEI
- a CDS encoding FHA domain-containing protein, producing the protein MLSLAITVLRTIFLILLYLFIFRLTVSMFDRLRENARENRQPVERVPSCPAVCGGDGAVLQVVTSADQEIRPGDTYPLGDVTRLGRGAGNHIIFSGPHASHEHARIFYQQGQYWLEDLGSLNSTYLNEMPLTKPTVLANGDRIRIGEVIFRFVRWAYEMESNY